In Chryseobacterium camelliae, one DNA window encodes the following:
- a CDS encoding diphthine--ammonia ligase translates to MKPKAVFNWSSGKDSALALYKILQEDRYEMTALLTSINKEFRRVSMHGLPVALLEQQAESLGFPLIKIELPKEPSMEEYRQIMDTTMKEVLNMGVTHSIFGDIFLEDLRKYRENQLQAMGIQAVFPLWQQDTTRLIHEFLDLGFKTIVTCVNETYLDSGFAGRIIDQDFLKDLPDDVDPCGENGEFHTFTFDGPIFKNPVAFDIGETVRKTYPKPKSHEDEESGEYVFWFSDLIKSD, encoded by the coding sequence ATGAAGCCAAAAGCTGTTTTCAACTGGAGCAGCGGAAAAGATTCTGCCCTTGCTTTATACAAGATATTACAGGAAGACCGGTATGAAATGACCGCTTTGCTGACCAGTATCAACAAAGAATTCCGGCGTGTTTCGATGCATGGCCTTCCGGTGGCTCTTTTGGAGCAGCAGGCAGAAAGCCTGGGATTTCCCCTTATCAAAATTGAACTTCCTAAAGAACCATCCATGGAGGAATACCGGCAGATTATGGATACCACGATGAAAGAAGTCCTGAATATGGGAGTTACCCATTCGATATTTGGTGATATTTTCCTGGAAGACCTGAGGAAATACCGGGAAAACCAGTTACAGGCTATGGGGATACAGGCTGTTTTTCCGCTGTGGCAGCAGGATACCACCCGGCTGATCCATGAATTTCTTGACTTAGGATTCAAAACGATTGTTACCTGTGTCAATGAAACCTATCTGGATTCAGGTTTTGCAGGAAGGATCATTGATCAGGATTTCCTTAAAGACCTTCCTGATGATGTTGATCCATGCGGGGAAAACGGAGAATTCCACACCTTCACTTTTGACGGCCCTATTTTTAAAAATCCTGTTGCATTTGATATCGGAGAAACCGTCAGAAAAACCTATCCTAAACCAAAATCTCATGAAGACGAAGAATCAGGAGAGTATGTTTTCTGGTTTAGTGATCTTATAAAAAGTGATTAG
- a CDS encoding serine hydrolase domain-containing protein, whose amino-acid sequence MIKRLSLLTAFIFLLNALTSCQQEIKPAKISDTNRKLLIDSTVTAFEKALLRNQIDSVFKKYQFNGSVAVFKDSVELYRKNQGFSDFKQKIDIDDQTIFAIGSVSKQFTAVLILLQEEQGKLNVEDKVSKYLTAFQNKEYENITIRQLLNHTSGLNTMGGKLHFKSGTGFLYSNDGFNALGKVLEKVTGKSYDENISELFKKAGMNHSSTGSSLKNQNGNFAGAHLGNGKIVEEVHPMPERLASREIGIPAGGVLSSIDDLHQWNNALYSGKILRPETLKMFVANSAERHHAIFGKMGYGDGIMTNPGTPATYFHSGYVKGSPSLNIFYPKTKTSVIILSNIADEERGKGFTFRPHVEIKKITDALENVISEMNVHQQNQM is encoded by the coding sequence ATGATTAAAAGATTATCCTTACTTACTGCATTTATTTTTCTGTTGAACGCATTAACAAGCTGTCAACAGGAGATTAAGCCTGCAAAAATTTCGGATACAAACAGAAAGCTTTTGATCGACAGTACTGTTACAGCCTTTGAAAAAGCTCTCCTTCGAAATCAGATTGATTCCGTTTTTAAGAAATATCAGTTTAACGGAAGTGTTGCCGTTTTCAAAGATTCTGTTGAACTTTACCGAAAAAACCAGGGCTTCTCAGATTTCAAACAAAAAATAGACATTGATGACCAGACCATTTTTGCAATAGGATCGGTCAGCAAGCAGTTTACGGCTGTATTGATCCTGCTTCAGGAAGAACAGGGCAAACTCAATGTTGAGGATAAGGTTTCAAAATACTTAACGGCTTTTCAGAATAAAGAATATGAAAACATTACTATCCGTCAGCTTTTAAACCATACTTCCGGACTCAATACCATGGGCGGAAAACTTCATTTTAAAAGCGGTACAGGATTCCTATACTCCAATGACGGGTTTAATGCCCTGGGGAAAGTTCTGGAAAAGGTGACCGGAAAATCCTATGACGAAAATATTTCTGAACTGTTTAAAAAAGCAGGCATGAACCATTCTTCTACCGGCAGTTCACTTAAAAATCAAAACGGAAACTTTGCCGGTGCTCATCTGGGTAACGGAAAGATCGTTGAAGAGGTACATCCTATGCCGGAAAGGCTTGCCAGTAGAGAGATTGGTATTCCCGCAGGCGGTGTCCTGTCCAGTATCGATGATCTTCATCAATGGAACAATGCCTTATATAGCGGAAAAATCCTCCGTCCTGAAACCCTGAAGATGTTCGTGGCCAATAGTGCAGAAAGACACCATGCTATTTTCGGAAAGATGGGCTATGGTGACGGAATTATGACCAATCCCGGAACACCCGCCACATATTTTCACAGCGGTTACGTAAAAGGCTCCCCGTCTTTAAATATTTTTTATCCTAAAACAAAAACTTCTGTTATCATCCTGTCTAATATCGCGGATGAAGAAAGAGGGAAAGGATTTACTTTCAGACCGCATGTGGAAATTAAGAAAATTACCGATGCTTTGGAAAATGTTATTTCAGAAATGAATGTTCATCAACAGAATCAAATGTAA
- a CDS encoding PadR family transcriptional regulator, giving the protein MKKNSLYKGTLQNIILKLLSREVKMYGYQITQRAKELTEGELQMTEGALYPLLHKLESEGMIMSEVKEINGRSRKYYLLTEKGKTQQAEQETEMKNYLLNLGNIFNIQ; this is encoded by the coding sequence ATGAAAAAGAATAGTCTCTATAAAGGAACGCTTCAGAATATCATTTTAAAACTTCTCTCCAGAGAAGTAAAAATGTATGGCTACCAGATTACGCAACGCGCTAAAGAGCTTACGGAAGGTGAGCTTCAGATGACGGAAGGTGCTTTATACCCGCTGCTTCATAAACTGGAAAGTGAAGGCATGATCATGTCTGAGGTAAAAGAAATCAATGGGAGAAGCAGGAAATACTATTTGCTGACTGAAAAAGGTAAAACGCAACAGGCGGAACAGGAAACGGAAATGAAGAACTACCTACTGAATTTAGGAAACATTTTTAATATTCAATAA
- the ruvC gene encoding crossover junction endodeoxyribonuclease RuvC, with amino-acid sequence MIAEKIILGIDPGTTVMGFGLISVKKGVMEMVSIHELLLKKYPNHETKLKYIFDKTLALIDEFHPDEVALEAPFFGKNVQSMLKLGRAQGVAMAASLYRNIPITEYSPKKIKMAITGNGNASKEQVAGMLQNLLKLKEFPTKYLDASDGLAVAVCHHFNSGTIADTKSYTGWESFLKQNPDRLK; translated from the coding sequence GTGATTGCAGAAAAAATAATTTTAGGAATTGACCCCGGGACTACAGTGATGGGTTTTGGCCTTATTTCAGTAAAAAAAGGCGTAATGGAAATGGTGTCCATTCATGAACTGTTGCTGAAAAAATACCCTAACCACGAAACGAAACTCAAATATATTTTTGATAAGACCCTGGCCCTTATCGACGAATTCCACCCGGATGAGGTAGCCCTGGAAGCTCCGTTCTTCGGAAAGAATGTCCAGAGTATGCTCAAACTTGGGCGCGCGCAGGGAGTAGCCATGGCTGCAAGTTTATACAGGAATATCCCGATTACGGAATATTCACCAAAAAAAATCAAAATGGCCATCACAGGCAACGGAAATGCAAGTAAGGAACAGGTGGCAGGCATGCTGCAAAACCTCCTGAAATTGAAAGAATTTCCAACCAAGTACCTTGATGCCTCAGACGGACTGGCCGTAGCGGTTTGCCATCATTTTAACTCCGGAACCATTGCAGATACGAAATCCTATACGGGATGGGAAAGTTTCTTAAAACAGAATCCGGACCGCCTTAAATAA